Proteins co-encoded in one Gopherus evgoodei ecotype Sinaloan lineage chromosome 4, rGopEvg1_v1.p, whole genome shotgun sequence genomic window:
- the FANCE gene encoding Fanconi anemia group E protein isoform X1 — translation MMEANRSRRADEMEAPPAPWLQRFDKPSRLLLHTLTSRPCGALAAFRALQRIRACNAPGQAFHWQIFTETLCAEEPVLRGPERTLTLRPILLLLPVLCQRNLFSLLHMVQGSVPKACLSQLLQATRKDPSPDLWVQALRDLLQRGLREERSCWTPVPLTDTCRQQLKTLCHKIVGGTQSKLDLERKWSWFIQEHPSPELWLAGDATSSASQLRKRKQVAEESLDPERERQRKRSRLAEEELDPEPLAGGAFVKGVGARENEIGIEASGHGSIHSQTRGANENTQPDAITETREASQGSQQDAAAKVPDFMQMHLPKLKMLLEMESNQTDGTAPPELQILNECTPGQLEGLCSLLQLSEHPEHVLVHFCTWLLALTPKLSYTNAAVLTEQLFLQRVLSLAQPASRHLMAALTSFCSKYARPVCCALLTPALRTLGAGPERTKLVCELIEDSLEPEYVRLVLSQVLEMPWSEELITVVQTLLGRQVELAPELFNLLVLKLCRLAQEFAKSMNYTKLMMAVLTIYSSNITPAHRRHLSGALDLNHTALRKSLQVALEQMAPR, via the exons ATGATGGAGGCTAATAGGAGCCGCAG GGCTGATGAGATGGaagctcccccagctccctggctgcagaggttTGACAAGCCTTCCCGTCTCCTCCTCCACACGCTGACGTCCAGGCCATGCGGGGCGCTGGCTGCCTTCCGAGCCCTCCAGCGCATCCGGGCCTGCAACGCGCCGGGGCAGGCGTTCCATTGGCAGATCTTCACCGAGACCTTGTGTGCTGAAGAGCCTGTGCTGCGAGGGCCCGAGAGGACCCTAACCCT gaGACCAATACTGCTGCTACTTCCCGTGCTGTGCCAGAGAAATCTCTTCTCCTTGCTACACATGGTGCAGGGCAGTGTGCCAAAGGCCTGCCTCAGCCAGCTGCTTCAGGCTACCAGGAAAGATCCCAGCCCAGACCTTTGGGTGCAGGCCCTGCGGGATCTACTTCAGAGGGGGCTGAGAGAAGAGAGGAGCTGTTGGACACCAGTTCCGCTGACAGACACGTGCCGGCAGCAGCTTAAAACTCTGTGCCATAAGATTGTGGGTGGCACTCAAAGCAAACTGGACTTGGAAAGGAAATGGAGCTGGTTCATTCAGGAGCATCCAAGCCCTGAACtctggctggctggggatgcCACCAGCTCAGCATCTCAGCTTAGGAAGCGCAAGCAAGTAGCTGAGGAAAGTCTGGACCCCGAGCgggagaggcagaggaaaaggTCCCGGTTGGCAGAGGAGGAGTTAGACCCGGAACCTCTGGCAGGAGGCGCCTTTGTGAAAGGAGTTGGTGCTAGGGAGAATGAGATTGGTATAGAGGCATCTGGACATGGGTCCATTCACAGTCAAACCAGGGGGGCCAATGAAAATACCCAGCCGGACGCCATCACGGAGACAAGAGAGGCCAGTCAGGGTTCCCAGCAGGATGCAGCAGCAAAAGTCCCTGATTTTATGCAG ATGCACCTGCCTAAGCTGAAGATGCTGCTAGAGATGGAGTCAAAT CAAACAGATGGGACTGCCCCTCCTGAACTGCAGATCCTGAACGAATGCACCCCTGGCCAG CTGGAGGGTCTGTGCTCATTACTCCAGCTCTCGGAGCATCCGGAACACGTCCTCGTACATTTCTGCACCTGGCTGCTGGCTCTCACGCCCAAGCTCAGCTACACTAATGCCGCGGTGCTGACGGAGCAGCTCTTCCTCCAGCGG GTTCTCTCGCTGGCCCAGCCGGCCTCCCGTCATCTCATGGCTGCGCTGACCTCATTCTGTTCCAAGTACGCTCGCCCAGTCTGCTGTGCCTTGCTCACTCCAGCCCTGCGGACCTTGGGGGCAG GCCCTGAGCGGACAAAGCTAGTGTGCGAGCTGATAGAGGACAGCCTGGAGCCAGAGTACGTGAGGCTGGTACTCAG CCAGGTTCTTGAGATGCCATGGTCAGAGGAGCTTATCACTGTTGTGCAGACATTGCTGGGAAGGCAG GTGGAGCTGGCCCCTGAGCTCTTTAACCTCCTGGTCCTGAAACTATGCCGGCTGGCCCAGGAATTTGCCAAGTCAATGAATTACACCAAGCTGATGATGGCTGTGCTGACCATATACAGCAGCAAC ATCACTCCTGCCCATCGGAGGCATTTGTCTGGTGCTCTGGATCTCAACCACACAGCTCTCCGGAAATCTCTGCAGGTTGCCCTGGAACAAATGGCTCCCAG gtGA
- the FANCE gene encoding Fanconi anemia group E protein isoform X2, whose product MMEANRSRRADEMEAPPAPWLQRFDKPSRLLLHTLTSRPCGALAAFRALQRIRACNAPGQAFHWQIFTETLCAEEPVLRGPERTLTLRPILLLLPVLCQRNLFSLLHMVQGSVPKACLSQLLQATRKDPSPDLWVQALRDLLQRGLREERSCWTPVPLTDTCRQQLKTLCHKIVGGTQSKLDLERKWSWFIQEHPSPELWLAGDATSSASQLRKRKQVAEESLDPERERQRKRSRLAEEELDPEPLAGGAFVKGVGARENEIGIEASGHGSIHSQTRGANENTQPDAITETREASQGSQQDAAAKVPDFMQMHLPKLKMLLEMESNQTDGTAPPELQILNECTPGQLEGLCSLLQLSEHPEHVLVHFCTWLLALTPKLSYTNAAVLTEQLFLQRVLSLAQPASRHLMAALTSFCSKYARPVCCALLTPALRTLGAGPERTKLVCELIEDSLEPEYVRLVLSQVLEMPWSEELITVVQTLLGRQVELAPELFNLLVLKLCRLAQEFAKSMNYTKLMMAVLTIYSSNITPAHRRHLSGALDLNHTALRKSLQVALEQMAPR is encoded by the exons ATGATGGAGGCTAATAGGAGCCGCAG GGCTGATGAGATGGaagctcccccagctccctggctgcagaggttTGACAAGCCTTCCCGTCTCCTCCTCCACACGCTGACGTCCAGGCCATGCGGGGCGCTGGCTGCCTTCCGAGCCCTCCAGCGCATCCGGGCCTGCAACGCGCCGGGGCAGGCGTTCCATTGGCAGATCTTCACCGAGACCTTGTGTGCTGAAGAGCCTGTGCTGCGAGGGCCCGAGAGGACCCTAACCCT gaGACCAATACTGCTGCTACTTCCCGTGCTGTGCCAGAGAAATCTCTTCTCCTTGCTACACATGGTGCAGGGCAGTGTGCCAAAGGCCTGCCTCAGCCAGCTGCTTCAGGCTACCAGGAAAGATCCCAGCCCAGACCTTTGGGTGCAGGCCCTGCGGGATCTACTTCAGAGGGGGCTGAGAGAAGAGAGGAGCTGTTGGACACCAGTTCCGCTGACAGACACGTGCCGGCAGCAGCTTAAAACTCTGTGCCATAAGATTGTGGGTGGCACTCAAAGCAAACTGGACTTGGAAAGGAAATGGAGCTGGTTCATTCAGGAGCATCCAAGCCCTGAACtctggctggctggggatgcCACCAGCTCAGCATCTCAGCTTAGGAAGCGCAAGCAAGTAGCTGAGGAAAGTCTGGACCCCGAGCgggagaggcagaggaaaaggTCCCGGTTGGCAGAGGAGGAGTTAGACCCGGAACCTCTGGCAGGAGGCGCCTTTGTGAAAGGAGTTGGTGCTAGGGAGAATGAGATTGGTATAGAGGCATCTGGACATGGGTCCATTCACAGTCAAACCAGGGGGGCCAATGAAAATACCCAGCCGGACGCCATCACGGAGACAAGAGAGGCCAGTCAGGGTTCCCAGCAGGATGCAGCAGCAAAAGTCCCTGATTTTATGCAG ATGCACCTGCCTAAGCTGAAGATGCTGCTAGAGATGGAGTCAAAT CAAACAGATGGGACTGCCCCTCCTGAACTGCAGATCCTGAACGAATGCACCCCTGGCCAG CTGGAGGGTCTGTGCTCATTACTCCAGCTCTCGGAGCATCCGGAACACGTCCTCGTACATTTCTGCACCTGGCTGCTGGCTCTCACGCCCAAGCTCAGCTACACTAATGCCGCGGTGCTGACGGAGCAGCTCTTCCTCCAGCGG GTTCTCTCGCTGGCCCAGCCGGCCTCCCGTCATCTCATGGCTGCGCTGACCTCATTCTGTTCCAAGTACGCTCGCCCAGTCTGCTGTGCCTTGCTCACTCCAGCCCTGCGGACCTTGGGGGCAG GCCCTGAGCGGACAAAGCTAGTGTGCGAGCTGATAGAGGACAGCCTGGAGCCAGAGTACGTGAGGCTGGTACTCAG CCAGGTTCTTGAGATGCCATGGTCAGAGGAGCTTATCACTGTTGTGCAGACATTGCTGGGAAGGCAG GTGGAGCTGGCCCCTGAGCTCTTTAACCTCCTGGTCCTGAAACTATGCCGGCTGGCCCAGGAATTTGCCAAGTCAATGAATTACACCAAGCTGATGATGGCTGTGCTGACCATATACAGCAGCAAC ATCACTCCTGCCCATCGGAGGCATTTGTCTGGTGCTCTGGATCTCAACCACACAGCTCTCCGGAAATCTCTGCAGGTTGCCCTGGAACAAATGGCTCCCAGGTGA
- the FANCE gene encoding Fanconi anemia group E protein isoform X3: MMEANRSRRADEMEAPPAPWLQRFDKPSRLLLHTLTSRPCGALAAFRALQRIRACNAPGQAFHWQIFTETLCAEEPVLRGPERTLTLRPILLLLPVLCQRNLFSLLHMVQGSVPKACLSQLLQATRKDPSPDLWVQALRDLLQRGLREERSCWTPVPLTDTCRQQLKTLCHKIVGGTQSKLDLERKWSWFIQEHPSPELWLAGDATSSASQLRKRKQVAEESLDPERERQRKRSRLAEEELDPEPLAGGAFVKGVGARENEIGIEASGHGSIHSQTRGANENTQPDAITETREASQGSQQDAAAKVPDFMQMHLPKLKMLLEMESNQTDGTAPPELQILNECTPGQLEGLCSLLQLSEHPEHVLVHFCTWLLALTPKLSYTNAAVLTEQLFLQRVLSLAQPASRHLMAALTSFCSKYARPVCCALLTPALRTLGAGPERTKLVCELIEDSLEPEYVRLVLSQVLEMPWSEELITVVQTLLGRQVELAPELFNLLVLKLCRLAQEFAKSMNYTKLMMAVLTIYSSNVSPD; the protein is encoded by the exons ATGATGGAGGCTAATAGGAGCCGCAG GGCTGATGAGATGGaagctcccccagctccctggctgcagaggttTGACAAGCCTTCCCGTCTCCTCCTCCACACGCTGACGTCCAGGCCATGCGGGGCGCTGGCTGCCTTCCGAGCCCTCCAGCGCATCCGGGCCTGCAACGCGCCGGGGCAGGCGTTCCATTGGCAGATCTTCACCGAGACCTTGTGTGCTGAAGAGCCTGTGCTGCGAGGGCCCGAGAGGACCCTAACCCT gaGACCAATACTGCTGCTACTTCCCGTGCTGTGCCAGAGAAATCTCTTCTCCTTGCTACACATGGTGCAGGGCAGTGTGCCAAAGGCCTGCCTCAGCCAGCTGCTTCAGGCTACCAGGAAAGATCCCAGCCCAGACCTTTGGGTGCAGGCCCTGCGGGATCTACTTCAGAGGGGGCTGAGAGAAGAGAGGAGCTGTTGGACACCAGTTCCGCTGACAGACACGTGCCGGCAGCAGCTTAAAACTCTGTGCCATAAGATTGTGGGTGGCACTCAAAGCAAACTGGACTTGGAAAGGAAATGGAGCTGGTTCATTCAGGAGCATCCAAGCCCTGAACtctggctggctggggatgcCACCAGCTCAGCATCTCAGCTTAGGAAGCGCAAGCAAGTAGCTGAGGAAAGTCTGGACCCCGAGCgggagaggcagaggaaaaggTCCCGGTTGGCAGAGGAGGAGTTAGACCCGGAACCTCTGGCAGGAGGCGCCTTTGTGAAAGGAGTTGGTGCTAGGGAGAATGAGATTGGTATAGAGGCATCTGGACATGGGTCCATTCACAGTCAAACCAGGGGGGCCAATGAAAATACCCAGCCGGACGCCATCACGGAGACAAGAGAGGCCAGTCAGGGTTCCCAGCAGGATGCAGCAGCAAAAGTCCCTGATTTTATGCAG ATGCACCTGCCTAAGCTGAAGATGCTGCTAGAGATGGAGTCAAAT CAAACAGATGGGACTGCCCCTCCTGAACTGCAGATCCTGAACGAATGCACCCCTGGCCAG CTGGAGGGTCTGTGCTCATTACTCCAGCTCTCGGAGCATCCGGAACACGTCCTCGTACATTTCTGCACCTGGCTGCTGGCTCTCACGCCCAAGCTCAGCTACACTAATGCCGCGGTGCTGACGGAGCAGCTCTTCCTCCAGCGG GTTCTCTCGCTGGCCCAGCCGGCCTCCCGTCATCTCATGGCTGCGCTGACCTCATTCTGTTCCAAGTACGCTCGCCCAGTCTGCTGTGCCTTGCTCACTCCAGCCCTGCGGACCTTGGGGGCAG GCCCTGAGCGGACAAAGCTAGTGTGCGAGCTGATAGAGGACAGCCTGGAGCCAGAGTACGTGAGGCTGGTACTCAG CCAGGTTCTTGAGATGCCATGGTCAGAGGAGCTTATCACTGTTGTGCAGACATTGCTGGGAAGGCAG GTGGAGCTGGCCCCTGAGCTCTTTAACCTCCTGGTCCTGAAACTATGCCGGCTGGCCCAGGAATTTGCCAAGTCAATGAATTACACCAAGCTGATGATGGCTGTGCTGACCATATACAGCAGCAACGTGAGtccagactga